The Elaeis guineensis isolate ETL-2024a chromosome 13, EG11, whole genome shotgun sequence genome includes a region encoding these proteins:
- the LOC105055918 gene encoding LOW QUALITY PROTEIN: protein DETOXIFICATION 48-like (The sequence of the model RefSeq protein was modified relative to this genomic sequence to represent the inferred CDS: inserted 1 base in 1 codon): protein MCNTAPSAPLSSSTRKTNLLMHEHSEEDLQRWPTLREVVEEMRAIGKISIPTAATGLVLYSRAMISMLFLGYLGDLELAGGSLSIGFANITGYSVLAGLAMGMEPICGQAYGAKQRKLLGLTLQRTILLLLSASLPISFLWLNMKRILLWCGQDEKISSTAHTFIIFAVPDLILLSFLHPLRIYLRSQNITLPVTYCSFISVFFHVPLNYLLVVHLRMGIAGVALAMVWTNLNLFLCLLLFILVSGVYRDSWVSPSADCLKGWSALLRLAVPTCVSVCLEWWWYEFMIMLCGLLVNPKATVASMGILIQTTALVYVFPSALSLGVSTRVGNELGANRPANARXATIVSLACALVLGLMAMAFTTSMRHRWGRLFTKDENILELTAVALPIAGLCELGNCPQTTGCGVLRGSARPTTGANINLGSFYLVGMPVAILMGFVAGMGFAGLWLGLLAAQASCATLMAYALIMTDWKVEVERAKELTKASNSSSTATLPITNDSNGNGIAIPASNYQDGKKPANLEEILCTEDDGKSAPSETDPLISAK, encoded by the exons ATGTGCAATACCGCGCCCTCCGCTCCGCTCTCTTCCTCCACCAGAAAGACCAACCTCTTAATGCACGAACACTCGGAAGAGGACCTCCAAAGATGGCCTACTCTCCGCGAG GTGGTAGAGGAAATGAGAGCTATAGGAAAGATATCGATCCCCACAGCTGCAACTGGTCTGGTCCTCTATTCTCGTGCCATGATCTCGATGCTCTTCCTCGGCTACCTTGGTGATCTCGAGCTCGCAGGTGGCTCCCTCTCCATCGGCTTCGCCAACATCACCGGCTACTCGGTCCTGGCAGGCCTTGCCATGGGCATGGAGCCCATATGTGGGCAGGCCTATGGTGCCAAGCAGCGCAAGCTCCTGGGCCTCACCCTCCAAAGAAccattctcctcctcctctctgctTCCCTTCCTATCTCCTTCCTTTGGCTCAACATGAAGAGAATTCTGCTATGGTGCGGCCAGGATGAGAAAATCTCCTCCACCGCCCACACCTTCATCATCTTCGCTGTCCCGGACCtcatcctcctctccttcctccaccCTCTTAGAATCTATCTCAGATCGCAGAATATAACCTTGCCGGTCACCTACTGCTCCTTCATCTCCGTCTTCTTCCACGTCCCGTTAAACTACCTCCTCGTCGTGCACCTGAGAATGGGCATCGCTGGTGTGGCCTTGGCAATGGTCTGGACTAATCTGAATCTCTTCCTTTGCTTGCTTCTCTTCATACTTGTCTCTGGAGTCTACAGGGACTCATGGGTCAGCCCCAGTGCCGACTGTCTCAAAGGGTGGTCGGCGCTGCTCAGGCTCGCCGTGCCGACCTGCGTCTCGGTGTGCCTCGAATGGTGGTGGTACGAGTTCATGATAATGCTGTGCGGCCTGTTGGTGAACCCCAAGGCCACCGTGGCATCCATGGGAATACTGATCCAGACGACGGCCCTGGTCTATGTCTTCCCCTCGGCACTCAGCCTTGGGGTGTCCACCCGGGTGGGAAATGAGTTAGGAGCAAATCGGCCGGCCAATGCCC GAGCTACAATTGTGTCCTTGGCCTGCGCACTTGTCCTCGGACTAATGGCCATGGCGTTCACGACCTCGATGAGGCACCGGTGGGGGAGGCTGTTCACCAAGGATGAGAATATTTTGGAGCTCACCGCGGTGGCCCTGCCAATCGCCGGACTCTGCGAGCTCGGCAACTGCCCGCAGACGACCGGTTGCGGTGTGCTGAGAGGGAGTGCAAGGCCGACCACTGGGGCTAATATTAATTTGGGCTCATTCTACTTGGTCGGGATGCCGGTCGCCATTTTGATGGGGTTCGTCGCCGGCATGGGCTTCGCCGGCCTGTGGTTGGGACTGCTTGCGGCGCAGGCATCATGTGCGACGTTAATGGCGTATGCGCTCATTATGACGGATTGGAAGGTGGAGGTGGAGAGAGCTAAGGAGCTGACAAAGGCTTCTAATTCTTCTTCTACTGCTACCCTTCCTATAACTAATGATTCTAATGGCAATGGCATTGCTATTCCAGCTTCTAATTATCAAGATGGCAAGAAGCCAGCTAATTTGGAAGAGATTCTGTGCACTGAAGATGATGGCAAGAGTGCTCCTTCGGAGACAGATCCTCTCATTTCTGCGAAATGA